Proteins co-encoded in one Neodiprion lecontei isolate iyNeoLeco1 chromosome 3, iyNeoLeco1.1, whole genome shotgun sequence genomic window:
- the LOC107223482 gene encoding thymidylate kinase produces the protein MTTKRGALLVLEGCDRAGKSTQVQKLVTELNARGISAEVRRFPDRTTEVGKIIDKYLSRVVDLPPETVHLLFSSNRWEKYTEMRKTILSGTTLVVDRYAASGAAYTAATTGKDLSWCKEPDRGLAKPDLVALLEISEDVQASRANWGSERFERSELQQKVSSSLHQLMDESWVTVDANDDIDKVHAKLLALALSAIEMVKDKPLGELYDSKPL, from the exons ATGACGACCAAGCGTGGCGCATTGTTGGTCTTGGAAGGATGCGACAGAGCTGGAAAATCTACGCAAGTCCAAAAATTGGTCACGGAGTTGAACGCACGTGGAATATCAGCCGAAGTTCGGAGGTTTCCCG ACAGAACCACCGAAGTTGGTAAGATTATAGACAAATATCTGTCACGAGTAGTGGACCTTCCTCCAGAGACTGTTCACCTCCTATTTTCATCAAACAGATGGGAGAAGTATacagaaatgagaaaaaccaTCCTCTCTGGCACCACACTGGTCGTCGATAG GTACGCTGCCTCTGGAGCTGCTTATACTGCAGCAACAACGGGGAAAGATCTCTCCTGGTGCAAGGAACCTGACCGAGGGCTTGCAAAACCTGATTTAGTTGCTCTCCTTGAAATTAGTGAGGATGTACAGGCATCACGTGCCAACTGGGGAAGCGAGCGATTTGAACGTAGTGAGTTGCAGCAAAAGGTTAGCTCCAGTCTTCATCAGTTAATGGACGAGAGCTGGGTAACCGTCGATGCTAATGATGATATTGATAAAGTACATGCAAAGTTGTTGGCTCTGGCTCTCTCTGCGATAGAGATGGTAAAAGATAAACCTTTAGGAGAGCTTTATGATTCTAAGCCACTTTGA